From the genome of Flavobacteriales bacterium:
ATGGACTTACACAGATTCATGCGCATCTGAGTGCGGAAATGATCTCCTTCAGTACGCATCATGATCACAGAGAATCGCTCATCACCCCCGGCCCATCCGACCAGTTCATTGTGATTCATCTCCGGGAAGACATGGTGCCAACAGAGCATCTTGGCATTCTCATTGATCTGCTGACGTAGTCGTATGGAGACTCCTTGATAGGCTGCATCGGAGTAGATGATCGGTACGGTACCGTGCACCTGCTCGGCAATGCCGCGTGCTTCCTGCTGTATGGCTTCTTCGTTCGCATCTATAGCATCGGCTGCGTCCAAGAGGTCTTTCTCAAAAGTGTCGTTGATGAAACCATACTGATGCAATACATAGAGCAACTGTGGACTATTCAACCCGAAGCTTCCGCGCGGAGGGATACCGCCCGGTATCTGGATGAAGTTGAATCCTTTCTCCTCGGCCAGGTCCTTGACCTTTCCTCCTGCTGTGATGCACGCGATCTCGGCTCCACGCTCCATCGCTATCTCCATAGCGCTGAGGGTCTCTTCGGTATTACCGCTATACGAGCTCACGATGACCAGACTGTGTTCACCTACATAAGCGGGAAGTTGATAATCGTTGTTGACCAGCATAGGGATCTTGAGTTGATCCTGCACCAGTTGGGAAACGATCGTTCCTCCAATTCCAGAGCCTCCCAGCCCGGTGACCACGATATTGTGGAACTCCCTGCCACTCACATCGAATCTCGCCCTTTTGCCGATCTCCACTGCCTGACGGAGGTGCTGGGTATAATCCTTTACGTAACCGGTCATATTCTTCTCGTACTGTGCCATATGCTTTTGAAAAATTGAGGCGCAAAGATACACTAGATGCGGATGTCGAACGGCTGGATATCTTTGCCGAAAGGTTAAGGAACATGGCGCTATCAGAGCAGGAACAGATACGCAGGGAGTCGCTACAGAAGCTCCGGGAAATGGGGGTGGAGCCCTATCCGGCCGCACAGGTGGAAGTGAGCCATATGGCTGCTGGAGTCCAAGAGGATTTTCAAGAAGGTGAGGCCGTGAGCATGGCGGGTCGTATCATGAGCAAACGCATCATGGGGAAGGCCTCCTTTGCTGAGCTTATGGACGCATCAGGTCGCATCCAGCTGTATTTCAATCGCGATGAGATCTGCCCCGGAGAGGACAAATCCGCCTATAATGAGGTATTCAAGAAATTGCTGGATTTCGGGGATTTCGTCTCTGTGACCGGGACGCAATTCAAGACACAGACCGGTGAGATATCCATCTTGGTCAAGGACTTCGCCATTATCTCAAAAGCCCTACGTCCACTACCGGTGGTCAAGACCGATGCCGATGGACAGGTGCATGATGCATTTACCGATCCCGAAGCCCGATACCGCATGCGCTATGTCGACCTACTGGTCAATGAGCAGGTCAAAGAGGTCTTCATCAAACGCAGCAAGGTCTTTGCATCCATGCGTGCCTTCTTCGGTGAGCACGGCTATATGGAGGTGGAGACACCCATCCTTCAACCCATCCCGGGGGGAGCCGCTGCCCGTCCCTTCATCACGCATCACAATGCGCTGGACATGGAGCAGTACTTGCGTATCGCCTGTGAGCTCTATCTGAAGAAACTGATCGTAGGAGGATTCGATGGGGTCTATGAATTCGCCAAGACCTTCCGCAACGAAGGATTGGACCGGACGCACAATCCCGAGTTCACCATGATGGAGATCTACGTGACCTACAAGGACTACAATTGGATGATGGACTTCACCGAGGCCCTTCTCAAGCGAGTGTGCACCGATGTCCTGGGTGGGTTCAAGACACGGGTAGGGGAGAATGAGATCGATTTCGAGCCGACCTTCCGCAGATTGACCATGCGCGATGCCATCATCGAATATGCAGATTTCGACATCAGGGATAAGAGCGAGGAAGAACTTGCAGACTTCTGCCGCAAGAACGACATTGAGATAGATGAGACCATGGGTCGAGGTAAATTGATCGA
Proteins encoded in this window:
- the lysS gene encoding lysine--tRNA ligase, translating into MALSEQEQIRRESLQKLREMGVEPYPAAQVEVSHMAAGVQEDFQEGEAVSMAGRIMSKRIMGKASFAELMDASGRIQLYFNRDEICPGEDKSAYNEVFKKLLDFGDFVSVTGTQFKTQTGEISILVKDFAIISKALRPLPVVKTDADGQVHDAFTDPEARYRMRYVDLLVNEQVKEVFIKRSKVFASMRAFFGEHGYMEVETPILQPIPGGAAARPFITHHNALDMEQYLRIACELYLKKLIVGGFDGVYEFAKTFRNEGLDRTHNPEFTMMEIYVTYKDYNWMMDFTEALLKRVCTDVLGGFKTRVGENEIDFEPTFRRLTMRDAIIEYADFDIRDKSEEELADFCRKNDIEIDETMGRGKLIDEIFGEKCEPHLIQPTFIIDYPIEMSPLCKVHRDDPTLTERFELIVNGKELANAYSELNDPIDQRARFEEQLKLADRGDDEAMYIDHDFLRALEYGMPPTSGMGIGIDRLVMLLTGQTSIQEVLFFPQMRPEKKDQKKEVELNDNEKLVISFLEKESPMDLISLKQQAGLSNKQWDKTIKSLRGHGLVNVEKNEEGLKVEMV
- a CDS encoding bifunctional phosphoglucose/phosphomannose isomerase encodes the protein MAQYEKNMTGYVKDYTQHLRQAVEIGKRARFDVSGREFHNIVVTGLGGSGIGGTIVSQLVQDQLKIPMLVNNDYQLPAYVGEHSLVIVSSYSGNTEETLSAMEIAMERGAEIACITAGGKVKDLAEEKGFNFIQIPGGIPPRGSFGLNSPQLLYVLHQYGFINDTFEKDLLDAADAIDANEEAIQQEARGIAEQVHGTVPIIYSDAAYQGVSIRLRQQINENAKMLCWHHVFPEMNHNELVGWAGGDERFSVIMMRTEGDHFRTQMRMNLCKSIFKKHTDKVFEIHAKGENVIERSYYLIHVGDWLSVILADLNGVDAIEVDVIDYLKGELAKN